The Cylindrospermopsis curvispora GIHE-G1 genome contains a region encoding:
- a CDS encoding protein adenylyltransferase SelO encodes MTLAETPNHTNSHNPLLSLNYEYKLESLGNDYYDEVDAEEFPQHILRWRNNSLLERLGIDHQIITDQNFIDSFGKFEGKKPFLALRYHGYQFGEYNPHLGDGRGFLYGQVRGVDGELYDFGTKGSGRTPYSRGGDGMLTLKGGVREVLAGEALHRLGVRTSRCLSMIETGLSLWRGDEPSPTRSSVMVRMSKSHIRFGTFERLHYLKRPDLIQKLLDHVIDQYYQDLNNQQDKYALFYAELVKRVAELVAQWMCAGFCHGVLNTDNMSITGESFDYGPYAFIPTYDLNFTAAYFDYYRRYCYGQQPSICYLNLELLQEPLKAVIDPADLDYGLAKFQEYYHAEYGNLMLKRLGFAQPKFPEADDLLDLTIIFLKESQINYHQFFADMAKTFSPRWREEPSLIMEESQILPRSLSVFKNWCALYHQVLNNSVSQEMATNVGTTLIQYNPQSNLLRPVIEEIWQPIVEQDNWQPFYDLIQNFHT; translated from the coding sequence ATGACCCTAGCTGAAACTCCAAATCATACAAACTCTCATAATCCTTTACTTTCCCTCAACTATGAATATAAATTGGAGTCATTAGGTAATGATTACTATGACGAAGTTGACGCGGAAGAATTTCCCCAACACATTTTACGCTGGCGAAATAACTCATTATTAGAACGTTTAGGAATAGACCATCAAATAATTACAGACCAAAACTTTATTGATAGCTTTGGCAAATTCGAAGGAAAGAAACCATTTTTAGCACTGCGTTATCACGGCTATCAATTTGGTGAATATAACCCCCATTTAGGAGATGGTAGAGGTTTTCTTTATGGACAAGTTAGGGGTGTGGATGGAGAACTATATGATTTTGGCACTAAGGGGTCAGGGAGAACGCCTTATTCCCGTGGTGGTGATGGAATGCTAACCCTCAAGGGAGGGGTGAGAGAAGTTTTAGCAGGGGAAGCATTACATCGTTTAGGTGTGAGAACATCCCGATGTTTAAGTATGATTGAAACTGGATTATCTTTATGGCGAGGAGATGAACCTTCTCCCACCCGTTCATCAGTTATGGTGCGCATGAGTAAATCCCATATTAGATTTGGCACTTTTGAGAGATTACATTATTTAAAACGCCCGGATTTAATCCAGAAATTATTAGATCATGTGATTGATCAATATTATCAAGATCTAAACAATCAGCAGGATAAATATGCTTTGTTTTATGCTGAACTGGTGAAGAGAGTAGCGGAGTTAGTGGCACAATGGATGTGCGCGGGTTTTTGCCATGGGGTTTTAAATACTGACAACATGTCTATTACAGGGGAAAGTTTTGACTATGGACCCTATGCTTTTATCCCCACCTATGATTTAAATTTTACTGCTGCCTATTTTGACTATTATCGGCGTTATTGTTATGGTCAGCAACCAAGTATTTGTTATTTAAATTTAGAACTGTTGCAAGAGCCATTAAAAGCGGTGATTGACCCAGCGGATCTGGATTATGGGTTAGCAAAATTTCAGGAATACTACCATGCAGAATATGGGAATTTGATGTTGAAAAGATTAGGTTTCGCCCAACCCAAATTTCCAGAAGCTGATGATTTGTTAGATCTCACAATTATTTTTTTAAAAGAAAGTCAAATTAATTATCATCAGTTTTTTGCCGATATGGCAAAGACATTTTCCCCCAGATGGCGTGAGGAACCTAGTTTAATTATGGAGGAATCACAAATTTTGCCAAGGTCATTATCTGTTTTTAAAAACTGGTGTGCACTTTATCATCAAGTCCTCAACAATTCGGTTTCCCAAGAAATGGCGACGAATGTTGGTACAACCTTAATCCAATATAATCCCCAGTCCAATTTACTAAGACCAGTAATTGAAGAGATTTGGCAACCAATTGTGGAACAGGATAATTGGCAACCTTTTTATGATTTGATCCAAAATTTTCATACCTAG
- a CDS encoding photosystem II protein, Psb35-related has protein sequence MVVLIALFVIGWVAAGLIGSLAYFMGEQSKPIHERNWRSESFARLAKSITGQEINYETRTPAYGMDAYTSQGLSE, from the coding sequence ATGGTTGTGTTAATTGCATTATTTGTTATTGGTTGGGTCGCAGCTGGGTTGATTGGTTCCCTAGCATATTTTATGGGTGAGCAAAGCAAGCCCATTCATGAACGTAATTGGCGTTCTGAGTCGTTTGCAAGACTAGCCAAGTCAATTACCGGTCAAGAAATTAATTATGAAACCCGCACTCCTGCTTATGGTATGGATGCTTACACCAGCCAAGGCTTATCTGAGTAG
- the petA gene encoding cytochrome f, producing the protein MRNALTPARLTRAAKVMLNTLLIAIASVTFSLASDFVQPQSAAAYPFWAQETAPETPREATGRIVCANCHLAAKNTEVEVPQSVLPDTVFKAVVKIPYDTSVQQVGADGSKVGLNVGAVLMLPEGFKIAPEDRIPEELKEEVGDLPFQTYKEDQENVIIVGPLPGEEYQEIVFPVLSPNPATDKNIHFGKYSIHVGGNRGRGQVYPTGEKSNNNIYNASAGGTISKIAQTEDEDGNVKSIVSITTASGDVVEDTVPAGPELIVSEGQTVASGDALTNNPNVGGFGQKDVEIVLQDSSRVVWLIAFICLVMMAQVMLVLKKKQIEKVQAAEMNF; encoded by the coding sequence ATGAGAAACGCCCTTACACCAGCGAGGTTAACTCGCGCTGCTAAGGTAATGTTAAATACATTACTAATAGCGATCGCCTCCGTGACATTTTCCTTGGCTAGCGATTTCGTTCAACCCCAAAGTGCTGCTGCTTATCCTTTCTGGGCGCAGGAAACTGCTCCCGAAACACCTCGCGAAGCCACAGGGCGAATTGTATGTGCCAACTGTCACCTAGCTGCCAAAAACACGGAAGTAGAAGTACCACAATCCGTACTACCTGACACCGTATTTAAAGCGGTGGTCAAAATACCATACGATACCAGCGTACAGCAAGTAGGAGCGGATGGTTCTAAGGTTGGTCTAAACGTTGGAGCGGTATTGATGTTACCGGAAGGGTTTAAGATTGCTCCAGAAGATCGCATACCAGAAGAACTCAAAGAAGAAGTAGGAGATCTACCATTCCAAACCTACAAGGAAGATCAAGAAAATGTAATTATTGTTGGGCCATTACCTGGGGAAGAATATCAAGAAATTGTTTTTCCTGTATTGTCACCTAACCCTGCTACCGACAAAAATATCCACTTTGGCAAATATTCCATTCATGTTGGCGGAAATCGGGGACGTGGACAAGTTTACCCCACAGGTGAAAAGAGCAACAATAACATTTACAATGCTTCTGCTGGGGGGACAATTAGCAAGATTGCCCAAACCGAAGATGAAGATGGTAATGTCAAATCTATAGTTAGCATCACCACTGCATCGGGAGATGTGGTGGAAGACACTGTCCCTGCGGGTCCGGAATTAATTGTTTCTGAGGGACAAACTGTAGCATCTGGTGATGCTTTAACCAATAACCCCAATGTGGGTGGTTTTGGTCAGAAAGACGTAGAAATTGTCCTACAAGATAGTTCTAGGGTTGTGTGGCTGATTGCCTTTATCTGTTTAGTCATGATGGCACAGGTAATGCTAGTGCTGAAGAAGAAACAAATAGAAAAAGTCCAAGCTGCTGAGATGAATTTCTAA
- the petC gene encoding cytochrome b6-f complex iron-sulfur subunit, translating into MAQFSESMDVPDMGRRQFMNLLTFGTVTGVAAGVLYPVVNYFIPPASGGAGGGSVAKDELGNDVSVSKFLSSHNVGDRTLVQGLKGDPTYIVVETKEAIADYGINAICTHLGCVVPWNVAENKFKCPCHGSQYDATGKVVRGPAPKSLALAHANVNDDTIVLTPWTETDFRTNENPWWA; encoded by the coding sequence ATGGCTCAATTTTCTGAATCAATGGACGTACCTGATATGGGTCGTCGCCAGTTTATGAACTTACTCACCTTTGGGACTGTTACCGGGGTAGCTGCTGGAGTGCTTTATCCGGTTGTTAACTACTTCATCCCGCCCGCTAGCGGTGGTGCTGGTGGTGGCTCAGTAGCAAAGGATGAACTGGGCAATGATGTTAGTGTCAGCAAGTTCCTTTCTAGTCACAATGTGGGAGATCGGACTTTAGTACAAGGATTAAAGGGAGACCCTACCTACATCGTGGTGGAAACTAAAGAAGCAATTGCTGATTATGGCATTAATGCTATCTGTACTCACCTGGGTTGTGTTGTTCCCTGGAACGTAGCAGAGAATAAGTTTAAATGTCCTTGCCACGGTTCTCAATACGATGCTACTGGTAAAGTTGTACGCGGACCTGCACCTAAATCCCTAGCTTTAGCTCATGCTAATGTCAACGATGACACTATCGTTTTGACCCCTTGGACGGAAACTGACTTCCGCACTAATGAAAACCCCTGGTGGGCTTAA
- the gcvH gene encoding glycine cleavage system protein GcvH — translation MELKYPEDLRYLDSHEYVRIEGEIATVGITDFAIDQLGDIVFLELTEVGNDVSGGESFGTIESVKAVEELKSPVTGVVIERNESLIESPESIGNDPYGNGWFIKVHISNPQEVVQGMTAGEYAALVEGA, via the coding sequence ATGGAGCTCAAATATCCCGAAGATTTACGGTATCTCGATAGTCATGAATATGTACGAATAGAAGGTGAGATCGCTACTGTGGGCATTACTGATTTTGCCATAGACCAATTGGGAGATATAGTATTTTTAGAACTGACAGAAGTTGGAAATGATGTGTCTGGAGGAGAATCCTTTGGCACAATCGAATCAGTCAAAGCGGTGGAAGAATTAAAATCCCCAGTCACAGGAGTAGTTATAGAAAGAAACGAATCCTTGATTGAGTCTCCAGAATCCATAGGAAATGACCCCTATGGAAATGGCTGGTTTATCAAAGTACATATAAGTAATCCCCAAGAAGTGGTGCAGGGAATGACAGCTGGAGAATATGCTGCTTTGGTAGAGGGAGCATAA
- the gcvT gene encoding glycine cleavage system aminomethyltransferase GcvT — protein MKARFTNFGGWEMPLQYTSIIEEHQAVRNGAGMFDISHMGKFTLQGKNLMVQLEKLVPSDLGSLQPGQSQYTVLLNAQGGIIDDIIIYCQSREDTNNEKVVIIVNAATTDKDRNWLCQNLDLNQIQFEDLSRDKILIALQGPKATGILQSFVADDLTPIKAFGHLETEILGGRVFLARTGYTGEDGFEIMVDSERGLEFWQCLHGAGVTPCGLGCRDTLRLEAAMSLYGQDIDDHTTPLEAGLAWLVHLDKKGDFIGREILERQKIQGVERKLVGLQTQGRNIPRHGYSVLSSGKIIGQVTSGTLSPTLNYPIALAYVSAELANIKQQLEVDIRGKTYPAQVVKRPFYKSKSRVHK, from the coding sequence ATGAAAGCCAGATTTACCAACTTTGGCGGTTGGGAAATGCCTTTACAATACACCAGTATTATTGAGGAACACCAAGCTGTGAGAAATGGTGCGGGAATGTTTGATATTTCCCACATGGGTAAATTTACCCTCCAGGGTAAAAACCTCATGGTCCAACTGGAAAAATTAGTCCCTTCTGATTTAGGTAGTTTGCAACCGGGTCAATCTCAATACACTGTACTATTAAATGCTCAAGGTGGTATTATTGACGATATTATTATTTATTGTCAAAGTAGGGAAGATACAAATAATGAAAAAGTGGTAATTATTGTTAACGCAGCTACCACAGATAAAGACAGGAATTGGTTGTGCCAAAATCTGGACTTGAATCAAATTCAATTTGAAGACCTATCTAGGGATAAGATATTAATTGCCCTCCAGGGTCCAAAAGCTACTGGTATATTACAGTCTTTTGTAGCTGATGATTTAACACCTATCAAAGCTTTTGGTCATTTAGAAACCGAAATTTTGGGTGGTAGGGTCTTTTTAGCTCGTACTGGTTACACAGGGGAAGATGGCTTTGAAATCATGGTAGATTCGGAAAGGGGACTGGAATTTTGGCAATGTCTCCATGGTGCGGGTGTCACCCCTTGTGGATTAGGTTGTAGGGATACATTGCGGTTAGAAGCAGCTATGTCACTTTATGGTCAAGACATTGATGATCATACTACACCCTTAGAAGCTGGTTTGGCATGGTTAGTCCATTTAGATAAAAAAGGTGATTTTATTGGTCGAGAGATTTTAGAACGGCAAAAAATACAGGGGGTGGAGCGTAAGTTAGTGGGTTTACAAACTCAGGGAAGAAATATTCCCCGTCATGGCTACTCCGTTCTATCATCTGGAAAAATTATTGGACAGGTGACCAGCGGTACTCTGTCTCCCACCTTAAACTATCCTATTGCTCTAGCTTATGTATCTGCTGAGTTAGCAAATATTAAACAGCAGCTAGAAGTGGATATACGTGGTAAAACCTATCCAGCCCAGGTGGTAAAACGACCCTTCTATAAGTCTAAAAGTCGTGTCCACAAATGA
- a CDS encoding pentapeptide repeat-containing protein, giving the protein MKYWQIFVGLVLTAVFFVSNLPAQAASSSSITRSAGSKIEIQDYSGKSLVGKEFTNIKLENANFSNADLRGVVFNGTFLTGANLHGVNFSDGISYLSNFKNSNLSDAIFTNAMMLRSTFDNVDVTGADFTNAILDGVEVKKLCANASGVNSQTGVNTRESLGCR; this is encoded by the coding sequence ATGAAGTATTGGCAAATATTTGTCGGTTTAGTTTTAACCGCAGTGTTCTTTGTATCTAACTTACCCGCACAAGCAGCCAGTTCTTCTAGTATTACCCGGTCTGCAGGGAGTAAGATAGAAATTCAAGATTATTCGGGAAAAAGTTTAGTAGGTAAGGAGTTCACCAACATTAAATTGGAAAATGCTAACTTTAGTAATGCTGATTTGCGAGGTGTAGTATTTAATGGCACATTCTTAACTGGTGCGAATTTACATGGGGTCAACTTTAGTGACGGAATTTCTTACTTGTCTAATTTTAAGAATTCTAATTTAAGCGATGCCATTTTTACTAATGCCATGATGTTGCGCTCGACATTTGACAATGTGGATGTTACCGGTGCTGACTTTACCAATGCCATTTTAGATGGAGTGGAGGTGAAAAAACTGTGTGCTAATGCTAGTGGAGTTAACTCTCAAACGGGAGTTAACACTCGTGAATCCCTAGGTTGTAGATAG
- a CDS encoding ABC transporter permease — protein MNWWQRLKNNNLARFGAIILLVFYIGVIGADFIAPYNPYDSQPHGSLLPPTKIYWKTPDGKFIGPHIYPTTQGDTNLESGERKLIVDFQKPSSLGLFVIGSEYTLFEVKLPLPPTWEEVKIIPGITLNLHLFGAKDPAKINLLGTDEQGRDQFSRLLHGGRISLFIGIFGIIITYPLGLIIGGISGYFGGWIDIIIMRLAEVLMTFPSIYLLAALSGILSPQLTSTQRFLLIVLITSVISWAGLARVIRGQVLSIKEQEFVQASLAMGGKPFYIIFRHVLPQTASYVIISATLAIPSFIGAEAVLSLIGLGIQQPDPSWGNMLSLASNASILVLQPWLVLAPAMLIILTVLAFNLLGDGLRDALDPRSIR, from the coding sequence ATGAACTGGTGGCAAAGACTAAAGAATAACAACTTAGCGCGATTTGGTGCAATAATACTGTTAGTATTTTACATAGGAGTAATTGGTGCCGATTTTATAGCACCCTATAATCCTTATGATTCTCAACCCCATGGTTCCCTATTACCACCGACCAAAATTTATTGGAAAACGCCAGATGGTAAATTTATTGGACCACATATTTATCCGACAACTCAGGGGGATACAAATTTAGAAAGCGGAGAAAGAAAACTAATTGTTGATTTTCAAAAACCATCATCTCTGGGTTTATTTGTAATTGGTTCTGAATATACATTATTCGAGGTAAAATTACCCTTACCTCCCACATGGGAAGAAGTAAAGATTATTCCTGGTATCACCCTAAATTTACATTTATTTGGTGCTAAAGACCCAGCTAAAATTAATTTGTTGGGAACAGATGAACAGGGTAGAGACCAATTTAGTCGGTTGCTACATGGGGGAAGGATTAGTCTATTTATCGGCATTTTTGGGATTATTATTACCTACCCATTAGGTTTAATCATTGGTGGTATTTCTGGCTATTTTGGTGGTTGGATTGATATTATTATTATGCGGTTGGCAGAAGTTTTGATGACCTTTCCTAGTATTTATTTATTAGCAGCACTGTCAGGAATTTTAAGTCCTCAATTGACCAGCACACAAAGATTTCTGCTAATAGTCTTAATTACTTCAGTGATTAGTTGGGCTGGTTTGGCCCGAGTAATTCGTGGTCAAGTCTTGTCTATTAAAGAACAGGAATTTGTTCAAGCATCACTAGCTATGGGAGGCAAACCTTTTTATATTATTTTCCGTCATGTATTACCTCAAACCGCCAGTTATGTAATTATTTCAGCCACTTTAGCTATTCCTAGTTTTATAGGTGCAGAAGCAGTATTAAGTCTAATTGGTTTAGGTATTCAACAACCTGATCCTTCTTGGGGAAACATGCTTTCTTTAGCTAGTAATGCTTCTATTTTAGTTTTACAACCCTGGTTAGTTCTAGCTCCAGCTATGCTGATAATATTGACAGTTTTAGCATTTAATTTGCTTGGTGATGGATTGAGAGATGCTCTTGATCCCCGGAGTATTCGTTAA
- a CDS encoding ABC transporter permease: MSRSKALQYYIASRLLFAPLQLLTIVTIVFLLLRATPGDPADAILGGRAPESAKEELRKQLGLDLPIWLQYINYLGNILRFDLGSSLTSRGQNVWQIISQHFPATVELAVCSMLVALIVGILVGTLSASRPGTPLDLGGRLFGIITYALPMFWAGMLLQLVFSVQLQWFPNSNRFPPNISPPTTITGLYTIDSLLSGNLNYFFLALHHLALPSLTLGILLSGIFERIVRVNLKETLKADYVEAARARGIPENKILVSHALKNALIPVITVLGLTFASLLGGAILTEVTFSWPGLANRLYQAIADRDYPTVQGVLVFFGGIVVSASIVIDILNAYIDPRIRY; the protein is encoded by the coding sequence ATGTCTCGGTCTAAAGCCCTCCAGTATTACATAGCTTCTCGGTTATTATTTGCACCGCTGCAATTATTAACCATTGTCACCATTGTCTTTCTTTTATTAAGAGCAACACCGGGAGATCCAGCAGATGCTATTTTAGGAGGTAGGGCTCCAGAAAGTGCCAAAGAGGAACTGAGAAAACAGTTGGGATTAGACCTACCCATTTGGCTACAGTATATCAACTACCTGGGGAACATCCTCCGTTTTGACCTGGGTAGTTCCCTAACTAGTCGTGGTCAAAATGTCTGGCAAATCATCAGTCAACATTTTCCCGCAACAGTGGAACTAGCAGTTTGTAGCATGTTAGTAGCCCTCATTGTGGGGATTTTAGTAGGAACCCTTTCTGCATCCCGTCCAGGAACTCCCTTGGATTTGGGGGGGAGATTATTTGGCATTATTACCTATGCACTCCCCATGTTCTGGGCGGGAATGTTATTACAATTAGTCTTCTCTGTCCAGTTACAATGGTTTCCTAATTCCAATCGTTTTCCTCCCAATATTAGTCCCCCCACAACTATTACTGGTTTATATACCATTGATAGTTTATTAAGTGGTAACTTGAATTATTTTTTCCTGGCCTTGCATCATTTAGCTCTACCCAGTTTAACCCTAGGAATTTTATTAAGTGGCATTTTTGAGCGAATAGTTAGAGTGAATTTAAAAGAAACTCTAAAAGCTGACTATGTGGAAGCAGCTCGAGCTAGAGGAATACCAGAAAACAAGATTTTAGTATCCCACGCTTTAAAAAATGCCCTCATACCAGTAATTACAGTTTTAGGGTTAACATTTGCTTCCTTATTGGGAGGAGCAATTTTAACCGAGGTGACTTTTTCTTGGCCCGGGTTGGCCAATAGACTATATCAAGCAATTGCTGACAGGGATTATCCTACTGTGCAGGGAGTGTTAGTATTTTTCGGGGGAATTGTTGTTAGTGCTAGTATTGTGATTGATATTCTCAATGCTTATATAGATCCAAGAATTAGATATTAG